From the genome of bacterium:
ATTGCCCACCAGGCACTGATATATGGCTTAGCACCAGCATAACCGTTGAAACTATTTCTGAGCCATATTGCAGGAGCAGGATGGTAACGAGGATTCATGTTCATTAATTTACTTTTCACTATACAAAATAAATTTTAATCTTGACAATTAGGGTGGTGTTCTTTATAAATTAAGTGGACCCATAGCTCAATTGGTAGAGCAGGGGACTCATAATCCCTTGGTTCCAGGTTCGAGTCCTGGTGGGTCCAAATTATTTTGTGGGCGATTAGCTCAGTTGGTAGAGCGCTTGCCTCACATGCAAGAGGTCAGTGGTTCGAGTCCACTATCGCCCATATTTCTAAACAAAACCTCCCGTCTTATTCAACAATTTCCTTGACATCAAAATTTCTCCCACTAATTTGCCCTAAAATGAAAGAAACAAAAGGTGGGAAAAGAAAAATATGTAATCATCGTAAAGACAATAAGCGTAATATGGCTCCCACCAATGTCTTTCGATGCACCGTCACAAAGGCGGTGCTTTTTTTATTTAAGGGACTATGACACTGGCAGAAGCGATAAAATCTATCGAATTTAAATACCCACCTCAAGCCACAATACCTGGAGATTACGCGGGAATAATATGCGGTAAAGCTAATAAAAGCGTGAACAAAATCTTGTTTGCTGTTGATCTTAGTATGGCAGTTGTTCTTGAGGCCATAAGGGGAGGATTCGACCTGCTTATAACCTTCCATCTGCCCTATATAACGAAAAGCTTGTTCGATATAAGAGGGCTCGATGCTCGAGTTTCGCATGCTGTCGAGAACGGTTTGGCTGTCTATTCTCTTTCCTCGAATGTCGAGTTTGGAAGGAGTGGATTCAGCTATTTTATGATGGAGGAATTCGGGGCGTCATTTGAGGCGTTCAGTATGACCAGTTGTTTTGAACCAATGTACAAGATCGTTGTATTTGTGCCTCTCGATGCGTTCGAGAAATTCAGGAAAGCTATTCTCGACATTGGTGCTGGCTACATAGGCAACTATAGCCACGCAAGTTTTTCCGCCAAAGGCGAAGGCACATTTAAACCCTTGCCCGGAAGCGAACCTTACATAGGGGAAGTCGGCAAGTTCGAGCGAGTTGAGGAGATGAGATTTGAAACTATTGTCCCTCAGCACCTGCTTGACGAAGTGCTTGAAGCTATAAATTTGTACCATCCATACGAGGAGCCCGCTGTTGATGTTTACTCCCTCAATATGAATTCAAAAACGGCTGGTTTTGGCGTTATCGGGATGCTTCCTTACCCGATGAAGTTGACTAATCTTATTGCTGAATGCAGACAAAAGTTTTTTGGAGCCAGCATTCGAGTTATAGAGAGTGAGAAAAACTTTGTTCAGCGGGTGCTTTTCTGGGCAGATAATGTCGAAAAAATTATTGATTCCATTCTTGATTCAGGCACTGATGTCGTTATTGCTGGCGAGATTCCTCATTCTTGCGCTGTAGCTCTTGCCGATAATCAGATAGCTGCGATAGAGGTTGGAATTTTTGCTGCGAAAATTAATCTTATGAATTATATTTTAAAAATTTTAGATGATGCGATGCACGCTTCGGAAAAAAATGTTGAGTTGAAGGTTTCTGAGTCTCAAAGGGAGTATTTGAGGCATATGGCGTAAACTATAAAGGAGTCTGAGAATGCAAAAAAGCAAGCTTAATACGAAACAAATGTTAAGGCTGCTCCTTGAAATTCAGGAATACGATAGCAAGCTCCTCGAACTTCAAATGCGCAAGGACTTCTTTCCCGGGCTTCTCAAGTCCCTTGAGGACCAGATAGTGGAGATTGAGAAAGAGTTTGAGGAGAAAAGCACAAAATTAAGGGAACTGAAAAAAGAAATAAGCATGCTCGAGATAGAGCTTCAGGAAGAGCGCGACGGACTTGCTAAATCGCAGGAAAAACTGATGAAAGTCACCACAAATAAGGAATACGATGCAGTCCAGGCGGAGATAGCCGCTCATGAGGAGCGAATAGCAAAAATAGAGGAGCGGCTTATAATACTTATGGACGAGGAGGATAGCCTGTCCCGCGAGGTGGCTGACCTTGAGGTTCGAGCAAAAGAGGTTAAAGAAAGAAACACTAAGCGTATCGAGGAAATAAAGAAAAGTGCGGGTCAAATAGACTCGATAATAGCGCAAATAAAGGCTGACAGAGACCGACTCGCTAACCTCGTTGACCAGAGGATTCTTCGTCGATACGAGCAAATAAGACGCGGCACTCAGGGTGTGGCGGTCGTTGGAATAGTGAACCGTGCTTGTGGCGGGTGTATGCAGGCATTACCACCGCAGATAATTCAGGACATACGCGCAGGGAAAATAATAGTGTGCCAGAATTGCGGAAGAATCATAGTTGACCTAAACGAGCTTATGTCCCTTTCACTTGAGGAAATCCTTAGTGAAGCGAAAAAGTAAACACGCGATAGCTTACATAGATGGCTCATCGATAGGTAATCCCGGTCCTGCGGGAATTGGCGTTTTGATATTTATTGCAGACAACGAAGATTTGCTCCGCTCAAACCCGAAAATTATTAGAATTTCCGAACCGATAGGTTTTGCCACCAACAACCAGGCTGAGTATAAAGCACTAATAAAAGCCCTCGAGGAAGCAAAAACTCGCGGAATAGAGCACATCACTGTTTACTCCGACAGCCAGCTTCTGGTAAAACAGGTAAACGGTTTGTATAAAGTCAAAAGCAAGAGCATTGAAGGATTGCACGCGCATGCTATAAAACTTT
Proteins encoded in this window:
- a CDS encoding Nif3-like dinuclear metal center hexameric protein, with amino-acid sequence MTLAEAIKSIEFKYPPQATIPGDYAGIICGKANKSVNKILFAVDLSMAVVLEAIRGGFDLLITFHLPYITKSLFDIRGLDARVSHAVENGLAVYSLSSNVEFGRSGFSYFMMEEFGASFEAFSMTSCFEPMYKIVVFVPLDAFEKFRKAILDIGAGYIGNYSHASFSAKGEGTFKPLPGSEPYIGEVGKFERVEEMRFETIVPQHLLDEVLEAINLYHPYEEPAVDVYSLNMNSKTAGFGVIGMLPYPMKLTNLIAECRQKFFGASIRVIESEKNFVQRVLFWADNVEKIIDSILDSGTDVVIAGEIPHSCAVALADNQIAAIEVGIFAAKINLMNYILKILDDAMHASEKNVELKVSESQREYLRHMA
- a CDS encoding ribonuclease HI family protein, producing the protein MAYIDGSSIGNPGPAGIGVLIFIADNEDLLRSNPKIIRISEPIGFATNNQAEYKALIKALEEAKTRGIEHITVYSDSQLLVKQVNGLYKVKSKSIEGLHAHAIKLLSQFASAKVEYIGREANREADKLAKEGAKRVNI